A stretch of the uncultured Cohaesibacter sp. genome encodes the following:
- a CDS encoding EAL domain-containing protein gives MNRVSVLIVLLLTALFSFASLGGAGAVEAVDVKADSLVLDLSDVIERYDGDGDRIQVSTAPGPDGIVRRIEVRARQQGVIPGWFVFALANNTDRQIDRYLVVPHFRLPGSGLLKPDLGAQRVFAISTSQGFAPERIPDSDADVFRVTLDPGNVVTFVGEQADKSLTSLNLWQPEAYKDYVNSYTFFRGIVLGIAGLLALFLVILFVVKGAAMFPAAALLAWSVLAYLAIDFGFMAQLFDIPTNYEPIWRAGSEVVFSASILILLFTYLTLHRWHVRYLHASGIWLIFLLVVLGVALYDPSLGAGIARLSMVVTALAGFAVIIYLAFTGFDRAIMLIPTWILLLLWLLAAGAAVSGFIDNDLVQPALSGGMVLLVLLFCFTIMQHAFSGGILAQGIVSDSERRALAIVGSGDMVWDWDVPRDRIHTTREAEKLLGLKTGALDGPARDWVEMLHPQDKDRFSAMLDAVIDQRRGRVNQDFRLRADDGHYRWFKLRARPVVGTDGEVVRCVGTLLDITDQRTAETRLLHDAVHDNLTGLANRELLQDRLSAAMVRTQAEGAAKPAVLLVDIDNFRKINDSYGLSIGDSLLLTVSRRLSRLLKPQDSIARFYGDQFAIILISEQQPERIAVFADNVRKVLKVPITFGEREIALSVSLGIAIFDLQSHKAAGEILSDSELALYHAKRMGGDRIEPFRPSLRQQGRGRSSLDKDLVAALDRKEIDVVFQPIVNLQDRMIKGFEALARWNHPQRGPIPPSDFIPAAERNGLIVPLGLHIMEQAARQLTEWQQKLDGAERLFMSVNVSSEQLLRHDLIHDVKTILSRSNVNPGTLKLELTESLVMENPEYASQVLDKLRDMGAGLSLDDFGTGYSSLAYLQHFPFDTLKIDKSFVGHGNGVTPVILQSIVKLAHDLGLNLVAEGVENEEAVAQLTQMGCPMGQGFLFGKPLASADAEGLLSRQIEHAKHLQAEAAARRKQQEAEAQARKAEEERRAREERRRKETEELERKQAHARAIAEQSMRKPEALGHPVKPTGQQPTNALEAQLAEGLAFDLTGDASNQTSGKPKDAQHAASNAATQQPAPRPQMAPGARNAAPAPQHSGPQQANLTKRGPVLPKPADAANNADWRISAPKPVEIKPAGQGKPDEDKSGPEAAKPAEMAAAKEAKEAPKAVSAVDAQMENALEDAIGAAVVEAIAVENPAPSPASPPHSAVSPTPGQPAANKGPVLPLPQVATMRNPDFRTATSQGSEAVANKPVEPAPANQPHEHAAPQKAEPASDRKPVVVPPYNDEKAADPSANEMLEVLADPAKDIEEAAAETDKHQAPPQPSELDKPLQTATSQHIIGRAVAAGRKPNAEQDGGLPFAMPDMSDIDQDIASAIRQAMLGGKKD, from the coding sequence GTGAATCGCGTATCCGTCCTGATTGTCTTGTTGCTGACCGCTTTGTTCAGCTTTGCGTCCCTAGGTGGGGCTGGAGCGGTTGAGGCTGTCGATGTCAAAGCGGACAGTTTGGTTCTCGACCTCAGCGATGTGATCGAGCGCTATGATGGTGACGGTGATCGCATTCAAGTCTCCACGGCCCCCGGTCCCGACGGCATCGTGCGCCGCATTGAGGTGCGCGCCCGCCAGCAAGGCGTCATTCCCGGCTGGTTCGTCTTTGCACTTGCCAACAATACCGACCGCCAGATCGACCGATATCTTGTTGTGCCTCACTTCCGTCTTCCCGGCTCTGGCCTGCTGAAGCCGGATCTCGGAGCGCAGCGTGTTTTTGCGATTTCCACCTCACAAGGCTTCGCGCCCGAGCGTATTCCCGATTCCGACGCCGACGTTTTCCGCGTCACCCTCGACCCAGGCAATGTGGTCACCTTTGTGGGTGAACAGGCGGACAAAAGCCTGACAAGCCTCAATCTCTGGCAACCAGAAGCCTACAAGGACTATGTCAACAGCTACACCTTCTTCCGCGGGATCGTGCTGGGCATTGCGGGCTTGCTGGCCCTGTTCCTCGTCATCCTGTTTGTCGTCAAGGGCGCGGCAATGTTCCCGGCTGCGGCGCTGCTTGCCTGGTCAGTGCTTGCCTATCTGGCAATCGATTTCGGCTTCATGGCGCAATTGTTCGACATTCCGACCAATTACGAGCCGATCTGGCGCGCCGGATCCGAGGTCGTTTTCTCCGCTTCGATTCTCATTCTGCTTTTCACCTATCTCACCCTGCATCGCTGGCATGTGCGCTATTTGCATGCATCGGGCATCTGGCTGATTTTCCTTCTGGTGGTTCTCGGGGTTGCGCTCTATGACCCTTCCCTTGGCGCCGGCATTGCCCGTCTATCGATGGTTGTCACCGCTCTTGCAGGCTTTGCCGTGATCATCTATCTCGCCTTCACCGGCTTTGACCGGGCGATCATGCTCATTCCGACATGGATACTGCTGCTGCTCTGGCTGTTGGCGGCAGGGGCTGCTGTTTCCGGTTTCATCGACAATGATCTGGTCCAGCCTGCGCTCAGTGGCGGCATGGTGCTTTTGGTGCTGCTATTCTGTTTCACCATCATGCAGCATGCCTTCTCTGGTGGCATTCTTGCGCAAGGCATCGTGTCCGACAGCGAGCGCCGGGCTTTGGCCATTGTTGGCTCCGGCGACATGGTATGGGACTGGGATGTTCCGCGGGATCGCATTCACACCACCCGCGAGGCCGAAAAATTGCTTGGCCTCAAAACGGGAGCACTGGATGGCCCTGCGCGCGATTGGGTGGAAATGCTCCATCCGCAGGACAAAGACCGCTTCTCGGCGATGCTTGACGCAGTGATCGATCAACGCCGCGGGCGGGTCAATCAGGATTTCCGCCTCCGGGCCGATGATGGCCATTATCGCTGGTTCAAACTGCGCGCCCGTCCGGTTGTTGGCACCGATGGCGAAGTCGTTCGGTGCGTCGGCACCTTGCTTGACATCACAGACCAGCGAACCGCCGAAACCCGACTTCTGCATGATGCGGTGCATGACAATTTGACCGGTCTTGCCAATCGTGAATTGTTGCAAGATCGTCTGTCAGCCGCCATGGTCCGTACTCAGGCCGAAGGCGCAGCCAAACCTGCCGTCCTGTTGGTTGATATCGACAATTTCCGCAAGATTAATGACAGCTATGGCCTGTCCATCGGCGACTCGCTGCTGCTGACGGTTTCCCGCCGCCTGTCGCGCTTGCTCAAGCCGCAGGATTCGATCGCCCGCTTCTATGGCGACCAGTTTGCCATCATTCTCATTTCCGAGCAGCAGCCTGAACGCATTGCGGTCTTTGCCGACAATGTGCGCAAGGTGCTCAAGGTGCCAATCACCTTTGGCGAGCGCGAAATTGCGCTCTCGGTCTCCCTTGGCATCGCCATCTTTGATCTGCAGTCGCACAAGGCGGCAGGAGAAATCCTCAGCGATTCCGAACTGGCTCTCTATCATGCCAAACGCATGGGCGGTGACCGCATCGAGCCATTCCGTCCCTCTCTGCGCCAGCAGGGAAGGGGCCGCAGCTCCCTCGACAAGGATCTTGTTGCAGCCTTGGACCGCAAGGAAATCGATGTGGTCTTCCAGCCGATTGTCAATCTCCAAGATCGCATGATCAAGGGTTTCGAGGCGCTTGCACGCTGGAACCATCCGCAGCGTGGGCCGATCCCACCGTCTGACTTCATCCCGGCCGCGGAACGAAACGGTCTGATCGTGCCTTTGGGCCTTCATATCATGGAGCAGGCCGCGCGCCAGTTGACAGAATGGCAGCAAAAGCTTGATGGCGCAGAGCGCCTCTTCATGAGCGTCAATGTCTCCTCCGAGCAATTGCTGCGCCATGATCTGATCCATGATGTGAAGACCATTCTGTCCCGCTCCAATGTCAATCCGGGCACCTTGAAGCTTGAATTGACCGAGAGTCTGGTGATGGAAAATCCCGAATATGCCTCGCAAGTGCTCGACAAGCTGCGGGACATGGGGGCAGGCCTGTCGCTTGATGATTTCGGCACTGGCTATTCGTCGCTGGCCTATTTGCAGCATTTCCCGTTTGACACACTGAAGATCGACAAGAGCTTTGTCGGCCATGGCAATGGCGTGACACCGGTCATTCTGCAATCCATTGTAAAGCTGGCGCATGACCTTGGCCTTAATCTGGTCGCCGAGGGTGTCGAGAATGAAGAGGCCGTTGCGCAATTGACCCAGATGGGCTGTCCGATGGGGCAGGGCTTCCTGTTCGGCAAGCCACTGGCCTCAGCCGATGCCGAGGGTCTTCTGTCTCGCCAGATCGAACATGCCAAGCATTTGCAGGCTGAAGCCGCCGCCCGCCGCAAGCAGCAGGAAGCCGAAGCGCAGGCCCGCAAAGCCGAGGAAGAGCGCCGTGCCCGTGAAGAGCGCCGCCGCAAGGAAACCGAAGAGCTGGAGCGTAAGCAGGCCCATGCCCGTGCCATCGCCGAGCAAAGCATGAGAAAACCGGAAGCACTGGGACATCCTGTCAAACCAACCGGTCAGCAGCCAACCAATGCGCTGGAAGCCCAACTTGCCGAAGGCCTTGCCTTCGACCTGACGGGCGATGCGTCAAACCAGACATCGGGCAAGCCGAAGGATGCACAGCATGCCGCTTCGAACGCAGCCACCCAACAACCGGCCCCAAGACCGCAGATGGCACCTGGCGCCAGAAATGCAGCACCCGCGCCACAGCATTCAGGCCCTCAACAGGCCAATCTGACGAAGCGCGGACCTGTGCTGCCAAAGCCAGCTGACGCGGCCAACAATGCCGATTGGCGGATCAGCGCACCCAAACCGGTTGAGATCAAGCCGGCGGGTCAGGGGAAGCCAGACGAAGACAAGTCCGGGCCTGAGGCTGCAAAGCCTGCTGAGATGGCAGCGGCCAAAGAAGCGAAAGAAGCACCAAAAGCCGTGTCTGCGGTCGATGCGCAGATGGAAAATGCGTTGGAAGACGCCATTGGCGCGGCCGTGGTTGAGGCGATTGCGGTCGAAAATCCGGCTCCAAGCCCCGCTTCGCCACCTCATTCAGCAGTCTCTCCCACGCCGGGACAGCCCGCGGCCAACAAAGGGCCAGTCTTGCCGCTCCCACAAGTGGCAACCATGCGTAACCCTGATTTCAGGACAGCCACGTCTCAAGGCTCTGAGGCCGTGGCCAATAAACCGGTGGAACCTGCGCCCGCTAATCAGCCTCACGAACATGCTGCGCCCCAGAAGGCTGAACCCGCTTCGGATCGCAAACCCGTTGTTGTGCCGCCCTACAATGATGAAAAAGCTGCCGACCCTTCCGCAAATGAGATGCTGGAGGTCTTAGCCGACCCTGCCAAGGATATTGAGGAAGCGGCCGCTGAGACCGATAAACATCAAGCGCCGCCTCAGCCAAGCGAGCTTGACAAGCCTTTGCAGACCGCCACAAGCCAGCATATCATTGGCCGTGCCGTTGCCGCAGGGCGCAAACCAAATGCAGAGCAGGATGGTGGCTTGCCATTTGCCATGCCAGACATGTCCGACATTGATCAGGACATCGCATCGGCCATCCGACAGGCAATGCTGGGCGGCAAAAAAGACTGA
- a CDS encoding protein-disulfide reductase DsbD domain-containing protein, whose product MVKIPTVSLLTLLAPLFAMASPSQAVETKWQETLGGKVRLISGGQQDGRYKAGLEIVLDEGWKTYWKIPGDSGVPPMLDTSGSANASDIDSLWPVPSRIKVGMSEILGYKDAIIFPLLVTPADKDKPTRLTINVQLGFCSDLCVPMAADLSLDIPAGGSRAMGMEMLIDRDMALVPAKPSDSFQITDITHDKGQNGQPDRLLITTKIPDGYGHKDLFVEGPEDWLLPLTVKQQERSEASEAAKIQHFVLMLDGLPKDEQSKGTDLRFTLTNGEEAVEQIITLQK is encoded by the coding sequence TTGGTAAAAATTCCGACTGTCTCATTGCTCACGCTGCTGGCTCCGCTGTTCGCCATGGCCTCGCCATCTCAAGCGGTGGAAACAAAGTGGCAAGAGACGTTGGGCGGAAAAGTCCGGCTTATTTCAGGCGGCCAGCAGGATGGACGCTACAAGGCCGGTCTGGAAATTGTTCTGGATGAAGGGTGGAAAACCTACTGGAAGATACCCGGCGACAGCGGCGTCCCACCGATGCTTGACACCAGTGGATCGGCCAACGCCTCCGATATCGATAGTCTCTGGCCTGTGCCAAGCCGCATCAAGGTCGGCATGTCAGAAATTCTCGGATATAAGGATGCCATCATCTTTCCCCTCCTTGTCACGCCTGCTGACAAGGACAAGCCGACCCGCCTGACTATCAACGTGCAATTGGGCTTTTGTTCGGACCTTTGCGTGCCGATGGCAGCTGATCTGTCTCTCGATATTCCGGCTGGTGGCAGCCGAGCCATGGGAATGGAAATGTTGATCGACCGCGATATGGCTTTGGTGCCTGCCAAGCCATCCGATAGCTTCCAGATCACCGACATCACTCATGACAAGGGACAAAACGGTCAGCCTGATCGCTTGCTGATCACAACGAAAATCCCTGACGGGTATGGTCACAAGGATCTTTTTGTGGAAGGCCCAGAGGACTGGCTGCTGCCCCTGACCGTCAAACAACAGGAGCGCTCCGAAGCCAGCGAGGCCGCCAAAATCCAGCATTTTGTCCTGATGCTTGATGGTTTGCCAAAAGACGAGCAAAGCAAAGGAACCGATCTGCGCTTCACGCTGACCAATGGTGAGGAAGCTGTCGAGCAAATCATAACATTGCAAAAATAG
- a CDS encoding 16S rRNA (uracil(1498)-N(3))-methyltransferase, translated as MSHYDFKSQRLWVEQDICERIAIPCDRAQANYLLNVLRMDEGDAMLVFNGRDGEWQVEVQPLGRKKCALIPIQQVRPQPDPLASDLHYLFAPLKSARIDYMAQKAVEMGASCLRPVFTQHTQERRPKLDKMRLNVIEAAEQCGILTIPPVDEPVSLTELLKTWEAEEDGRHIIFCDEGELGKDPISILDTIRGEGKCVPPLALLIGPEGGFSQGEREMLRAASFVTPIPLGPRILRADTAAIAALAIVQSVLGDWTDK; from the coding sequence ATGTCCCATTACGATTTCAAAAGCCAACGCCTGTGGGTGGAGCAGGATATTTGCGAACGGATCGCCATTCCCTGCGACCGGGCTCAAGCCAACTATCTGTTGAATGTGCTGCGCATGGACGAAGGCGACGCAATGCTGGTCTTCAATGGTCGTGACGGGGAATGGCAGGTCGAAGTCCAGCCCCTTGGCCGCAAGAAGTGCGCGCTTATCCCCATTCAACAGGTCCGCCCACAGCCTGACCCGTTGGCAAGTGATCTGCACTATCTGTTCGCACCGCTGAAGTCCGCGCGCATTGATTACATGGCCCAGAAAGCCGTTGAAATGGGCGCGAGCTGCCTGCGCCCGGTCTTCACCCAACATACTCAGGAACGGCGCCCCAAGCTCGACAAAATGCGGTTGAATGTCATTGAAGCCGCCGAACAATGCGGCATCCTGACCATCCCCCCTGTCGATGAACCGGTAAGCCTGACCGAGTTGCTCAAGACTTGGGAAGCAGAAGAAGACGGGCGGCACATCATCTTTTGCGACGAGGGGGAACTTGGCAAGGATCCGATCTCGATCCTCGACACCATTCGCGGCGAAGGCAAGTGCGTGCCACCACTGGCTTTGTTGATCGGTCCGGAAGGCGGCTTCTCGCAAGGGGAGCGCGAGATGCTGCGCGCCGCGTCTTTCGTCACTCCGATCCCGCTAGGTCCGCGTATTTTGCGCGCTGACACCGCTGCCATTGCTGCTCTGGCCATTGTCCAGTCAGTGCTTGGGGATTGGACCGACAAATAA
- a CDS encoding LysE family translocator, with protein sequence MIMSAEAWGLFLIACVMLNVAPGPDLIFILSRTIGHGRKIGFAASFGVCSGALVHVMAAALGVSAILATSALVFSIVKYAGAAYLVWLGCQALFSRESSLTMDEQAGSSKVLTFWAAFRQGVLIDILNPKVALFFLAFLPQFISHDGTETSMQVFFETCLLGSIVIAIGLIVEAIFVLAAAPLGAYLRSNRRFALWLDRLFGGLLMGLGARLALTD encoded by the coding sequence ATGATCATGTCTGCCGAGGCCTGGGGCCTGTTTCTCATTGCTTGTGTGATGCTCAATGTGGCGCCGGGGCCGGATCTGATTTTTATCCTGTCGCGCACCATCGGACATGGCCGAAAGATCGGGTTTGCCGCCTCCTTCGGGGTCTGCTCGGGTGCGCTGGTGCATGTGATGGCGGCAGCGCTCGGTGTTTCGGCCATTCTGGCAACGTCGGCTTTGGTTTTCTCTATCGTCAAATATGCTGGTGCCGCCTATCTCGTATGGTTGGGCTGTCAGGCGCTTTTCTCGCGCGAAAGCAGTTTGACCATGGACGAACAAGCTGGCAGCTCGAAGGTTCTGACCTTTTGGGCCGCCTTTCGACAAGGCGTACTGATCGACATTCTCAACCCGAAGGTCGCGCTGTTCTTTCTGGCGTTCCTGCCACAATTCATCAGCCATGATGGCACGGAAACCAGCATGCAGGTATTTTTTGAAACCTGTCTTCTTGGAAGCATCGTTATCGCCATCGGTCTGATCGTCGAGGCAATCTTCGTTCTTGCAGCCGCACCGCTCGGGGCCTATTTGCGATCCAATCGACGCTTTGCGCTTTGGCTGGATCGCCTGTTCGGTGGCTTGCTGATGGGGCTTGGGGCTCGTTTGGCGCTGACTGATTGA
- a CDS encoding peroxiredoxin: MMIKVGERLPEADFLVMGKDGKETRSVADIFNGRKVVLFGVPGAFTPTCHRNHLPGFINSIDGIRALGVDEVAVVAVNDVFVMDAWSTASGGKGQIAFLADGSATFAKACGLDIDLTDAGMGVRCTRFSMIVDDGVITHLNLEDNPGVAEKTGAVQIIEQLQG; this comes from the coding sequence ATCATGATCAAGGTTGGTGAGCGTCTGCCAGAAGCAGACTTTCTAGTAATGGGCAAAGACGGCAAGGAAACCCGCAGCGTTGCCGATATTTTCAACGGCCGCAAGGTGGTCTTGTTCGGCGTACCGGGTGCCTTCACTCCAACCTGTCACCGCAACCACCTGCCAGGATTCATCAATTCCATTGATGGTATCCGCGCGCTGGGTGTCGATGAAGTGGCCGTTGTTGCCGTCAATGATGTGTTTGTCATGGATGCCTGGTCCACTGCCAGCGGTGGCAAGGGTCAAATTGCGTTTCTCGCCGATGGTAGCGCCACTTTTGCCAAGGCCTGCGGCCTTGACATTGACCTGACCGACGCAGGCATGGGCGTGCGCTGTACCCGTTTCTCGATGATTGTCGATGATGGCGTGATCACCCATTTGAACCTTGAAGACAATCCCGGCGTTGCCGAGAAAACCGGCGCGGTTCAGATCATCGAACAGCTTCAGGGCTGA
- the xseA gene encoding exodeoxyribonuclease VII large subunit, whose product MSESAATNAAEFTVSELSYAVKSSIEDQFGYVRVRGELGRVSRPASGHIYLDLKDDKSVLSGVIWRGAANKLAVKPEQGLEVIATGKLTTFPGQSKYQMIIDRMEPAGEGALMALLEERKKKLAAEGLFAPERKRRLPFLPTVIGVVTSPTGAVIRDILHRVRDRFPVHVLVWPVRVQGESCADEVANGVRGFNALPEGGPIPRPDVLIVARGGGSLEDLWGFNEEAPARAIAESDIPVISAVGHETDVTLVDFVADVRAPTPTGAAEIALPVRSELVAGLGDLHLRQYGAISRMMDRRRADLRSASRALPQPRDILALARQRFDMASGRLGQSLIASTKSSRSRLDATAGRLRPALVTDRLLLQKERIADRSDRLNRVALLTTEQKRKQLDATSRLLESLSHKGVLARGFALVRDKDGTPMRRAETILAGQALNIEFADGCINATTSLLDPYADAPTKLSEPEASPIDAPDTEKRDAEVGASGIMGADAISAEDIEAHLLSIAGKRARRRTAKPKGDVAKKAARAVKKTEPAAQPEKPENATGSDVVEVEAEPAERLERATAKLTEAIEQEILTRIKEQQKTSRKTKKEKDDDAQGNLF is encoded by the coding sequence ATGTCCGAGTCTGCGGCCACCAATGCAGCCGAATTTACCGTCTCTGAACTGTCCTATGCGGTGAAATCCTCCATCGAGGATCAATTCGGCTATGTGCGGGTGCGTGGGGAGCTGGGCCGGGTGTCACGTCCGGCCTCTGGTCATATTTATCTCGACCTCAAGGACGATAAGTCGGTCCTGTCCGGGGTGATCTGGCGCGGGGCAGCCAACAAGTTGGCCGTTAAGCCCGAACAGGGGCTGGAAGTCATTGCCACGGGCAAATTGACCACGTTCCCCGGCCAGTCAAAATATCAGATGATCATCGACCGAATGGAACCGGCCGGCGAAGGGGCGCTGATGGCCCTGCTGGAGGAGCGCAAGAAGAAGCTTGCCGCCGAAGGCCTGTTTGCACCGGAGCGCAAGAGACGACTGCCTTTCCTGCCGACCGTGATTGGCGTTGTCACCTCGCCCACTGGTGCGGTCATTCGCGATATTCTGCATCGGGTGCGGGATCGTTTTCCCGTCCATGTGCTGGTCTGGCCAGTGCGGGTGCAGGGGGAAAGCTGCGCTGATGAGGTGGCCAACGGGGTGCGCGGCTTTAACGCCTTGCCTGAGGGTGGCCCGATCCCACGCCCTGATGTGCTGATTGTGGCGCGTGGTGGTGGCAGCCTTGAAGATCTCTGGGGGTTCAATGAAGAAGCCCCGGCCCGGGCCATTGCTGAAAGCGACATTCCGGTCATCTCGGCGGTCGGCCATGAAACAGATGTAACGCTGGTTGACTTTGTGGCCGATGTTCGAGCTCCAACCCCGACCGGGGCGGCGGAAATTGCCCTGCCGGTCCGCAGCGAATTGGTGGCAGGGCTTGGCGATTTGCATTTGCGGCAATATGGGGCGATCAGCCGAATGATGGATCGGCGGCGCGCCGATTTACGCTCTGCCAGCCGCGCCCTGCCCCAGCCGCGCGACATTCTGGCATTGGCGCGGCAGCGCTTTGACATGGCGTCAGGCCGGTTGGGCCAGAGCCTGATTGCCTCGACCAAGAGCAGCCGCTCACGACTGGATGCAACAGCGGGCCGCTTGCGTCCCGCTTTGGTGACCGATCGCTTGCTCTTGCAAAAGGAACGGATTGCAGACCGCAGTGACCGCCTGAACCGGGTGGCTCTGCTCACCACGGAACAGAAGCGCAAACAGCTCGATGCGACCAGCCGCCTGCTTGAAAGCCTGTCGCACAAGGGTGTCTTGGCGCGGGGTTTTGCGCTGGTTCGGGACAAGGATGGCACACCAATGCGACGAGCCGAAACAATCCTTGCGGGTCAGGCCCTCAATATTGAATTTGCCGATGGCTGCATCAACGCGACCACCTCTTTGCTTGATCCCTATGCTGATGCCCCAACCAAGCTATCAGAACCGGAGGCATCCCCCATCGATGCGCCAGACACCGAGAAAAGAGACGCAGAGGTCGGGGCCTCCGGCATTATGGGGGCAGATGCGATTTCGGCCGAAGATATTGAAGCCCATCTGTTGTCCATCGCTGGCAAGCGGGCACGACGACGCACCGCCAAACCAAAAGGCGATGTTGCGAAGAAAGCCGCCCGAGCAGTCAAGAAAACCGAACCTGCGGCGCAACCCGAAAAGCCAGAAAATGCGACCGGCAGTGATGTGGTTGAAGTGGAAGCAGAACCAGCCGAGCGTCTGGAACGGGCGACCGCCAAACTGACCGAGGCGATCGAGCAGGAAATTCTGACGCGGATCAAGGAACAGCAGAAAACAAGTCGCAAGACCAAAAAGGAAAAGGATGACGACGCGCAAGGCAATCTGTTCTAG
- a CDS encoding YqgE/AlgH family protein, translating into MVDLDEQDRSGAVQASPASSLPTSLEGQFLVAMPTLKGPFFERSVVYLCSHSDDGAMGLVVNQISTQITFPDLLRQVDILSDDDQSINLPAPARTMQVLNGGPVDQGRGFVLHSADFKLESSTLDVSDDICLTATVEILRALAEGKGPRSALLTLGYAGWSPGQLEEELQGNSWLTCSADRSLLFDCEPEDRYQRSLEMMGIDLTMLSSEAGHA; encoded by the coding sequence ATGGTTGATTTGGATGAACAGGATAGAAGCGGCGCAGTGCAAGCTTCTCCGGCCAGCTCGCTGCCCACTTCACTGGAGGGGCAGTTTCTCGTGGCCATGCCCACGCTCAAGGGGCCTTTCTTTGAGCGATCAGTCGTCTATTTGTGCAGCCATTCCGACGATGGTGCCATGGGGTTGGTGGTCAATCAGATCTCGACACAAATCACTTTCCCGGACCTGTTGCGGCAAGTCGATATTCTGAGCGATGATGACCAATCGATCAACCTGCCAGCCCCGGCGCGCACCATGCAGGTGCTCAATGGTGGGCCGGTTGATCAGGGACGTGGTTTCGTGTTGCACAGTGCCGATTTCAAGCTTGAAAGTTCGACGCTTGATGTGTCGGACGATATCTGCCTGACCGCGACGGTGGAAATTCTACGGGCATTGGCGGAAGGCAAAGGGCCACGCTCGGCCTTGTTGACCCTTGGCTATGCTGGCTGGTCACCCGGCCAGTTGGAAGAAGAGCTGCAAGGCAACAGCTGGCTGACTTGCTCGGCGGATCGATCTCTGTTGTTTGACTGTGAACCGGAAGATCGCTATCAGCGCAGCCTTGAAATGATGGGCATCGATCTGACAATGCTTTCCAGCGAAGCCGGGCATGCCTGA
- a CDS encoding GNAT family protein, translated as MPPHSSPLSNDVIYLRPPAKADYHQWACLRAASADFLRPWEPLWGADDLTPHGFRRRLEQYQKDRRMGRAMPFLIFRHEDNRLIGGINVSNIRRGICQAASIGYWMGEDFAGHGYMTRAVALLLPYLFDHEGLHRVEAACLPCNGPSKAVLQKCGFRFEGEARSYLCINGNWEDHLLYSVLRSDLQAPGNTPGTAAQATHHP; from the coding sequence ATTCCGCCTCATTCCTCCCCCTTGAGCAATGATGTCATCTATCTGCGCCCGCCCGCCAAGGCCGATTACCACCAATGGGCATGCTTGCGAGCAGCCAGCGCTGATTTCTTGCGCCCATGGGAGCCGCTCTGGGGTGCGGATGACCTCACGCCACACGGCTTTCGCCGCCGTTTGGAGCAATATCAGAAAGACCGCCGAATGGGGCGGGCAATGCCATTTCTGATCTTTCGCCATGAAGACAATCGTCTGATTGGCGGCATCAATGTTTCCAATATCCGCCGGGGAATCTGCCAGGCTGCGTCTATTGGCTATTGGATGGGTGAGGATTTCGCAGGCCACGGCTACATGACCCGGGCAGTAGCCTTGTTATTGCCCTATTTGTTTGATCATGAAGGGCTTCATCGCGTTGAAGCGGCCTGCTTGCCATGCAATGGGCCTTCCAAGGCGGTTCTGCAGAAATGCGGATTTCGGTTTGAGGGCGAGGCCCGGAGTTATCTTTGCATCAATGGCAATTGGGAAGATCATCTGCTTTATTCGGTCCTGCGTTCGGATTTGCAGGCACCGGGCAACACCCCCGGTACTGCTGCGCAGGCCACGCATCATCCATAA